In Janthinobacterium sp. J1-1, a single genomic region encodes these proteins:
- the folC gene encoding bifunctional tetrahydrofolate synthase/dihydrofolate synthase, translated as MQNLPTTLPDWLAMLEARHSETQINMGLDRVQAVKARLQLAFACPVIMVAGTNGKGSTCAMLESVLLRAGYKVGLYIKPHFLDFNERARVLGEMASDEQLVASFNAVEAVRGDTPLTYFEFTTLAILHLLSQANLDVAILEVGLGGRLDAVNVIDADVAIVTSVDIDHTDYLGDTREAIGFEKAGIFRAGKAAICSDPVPPQSLIDHATAIGADLWLMGRDFNYSGDKQQWNYGGREQRRNSLAYPSLRGANQILNATAVLAALEVLKLKLPVGAQEVRTGLVTVELPGRFQVLPGRPSVILDVAHNPHAASALNQNLGNMSFHPYTYAVFGSMQDKDIDGVLAAMSEHVDHWCLAGLPSPRAATASELAAKVQIMLEDKPDSGDHTVSVFDDPAQAFANAMSRAGENDRIVVFGSFLTVAGVMKARKSSLH; from the coding sequence CTGGCTCGCCATGCTGGAAGCCCGGCATTCGGAAACCCAGATCAACATGGGCCTGGACCGCGTGCAGGCCGTCAAGGCGCGCCTGCAGCTGGCCTTTGCCTGCCCCGTGATCATGGTGGCCGGCACCAATGGCAAGGGGTCCACCTGCGCCATGCTGGAGTCGGTGCTGTTGCGCGCCGGCTACAAAGTGGGCCTGTATATCAAGCCGCACTTTCTCGACTTTAACGAGCGCGCCCGCGTGCTGGGCGAAATGGCCAGCGACGAGCAGCTCGTCGCCAGTTTCAATGCCGTCGAAGCCGTGCGTGGCGACACGCCGCTGACGTATTTCGAATTCACCACCCTGGCCATCTTGCATTTGCTGTCGCAGGCAAATCTCGATGTGGCCATCCTGGAAGTGGGCCTGGGCGGGCGCCTGGACGCCGTCAATGTGATCGACGCCGACGTGGCGATCGTCACCAGCGTCGATATCGATCATACCGATTACCTGGGCGACACGCGCGAGGCGATCGGCTTTGAAAAGGCCGGCATCTTCCGCGCTGGCAAGGCCGCCATCTGCAGCGACCCGGTGCCGCCGCAATCGCTGATCGACCATGCAACGGCAATCGGTGCCGACCTGTGGCTGATGGGCCGCGACTTCAATTACTCGGGCGACAAGCAGCAGTGGAACTACGGCGGGCGCGAGCAGCGCCGCAACTCGCTGGCGTATCCGAGCCTGCGCGGCGCCAACCAGATCCTGAACGCCACCGCCGTGCTGGCCGCGCTGGAAGTGCTGAAACTGAAACTGCCGGTGGGCGCGCAGGAAGTGCGCACCGGCCTGGTCACGGTGGAACTGCCGGGCCGTTTCCAGGTGTTGCCGGGCCGCCCCAGCGTGATCCTCGACGTGGCGCACAATCCCCATGCGGCCTCGGCGCTGAACCAGAACCTGGGCAATATGAGTTTTCACCCGTATACCTATGCCGTGTTCGGTTCCATGCAGGACAAGGATATCGACGGCGTGCTGGCCGCCATGAGCGAGCACGTCGATCACTGGTGCCTGGCGGGCCTGCCGTCGCCGCGCGCGGCCACTGCGTCCGAGCTGGCGGCCAAGGTGCAGATCATGCTGGAAGACAAGCCGGACAGCGGCGATCATACAGTGTCTGTTTTCGATGACCCGGCACAAGCTTTTGCAAATGCAATGAGCCGGGCCGGTGAGAATGATAGAATTGTGGTCTTTGGTTCTTTCCTCACCGTTGCCGGCGTGATGAAGGCCAGGAAATCCTCACTTCACTGA
- a CDS encoding SPOR domain-containing protein, translating into MGLFSKLFKNKQESSGEDSGFYVPGEAQSPTRKRAANTAGGGGRRAGRDAPDPALPEKKRARRRLIGAIALALGVAVGLPMLLDSEPKAPVNDIAIEIPSKDKVAAAPVPVPAPVQAVPAQGAASNGLDQSEEIVDTPLPARSKPVPMPTPVPATVVAAAEPVKPAYVEPKPVKVEPKHEAKPEPKVEPKREAKPEPKPEPKHEAKPEPKPEPKPAKVEKSNDDAARAMAILEGKPAARAEAKPAEKSADADSGRFVVQVAALATQDKVDELQAKLRDAGINSYTQKVSSAGGQRIRVRVGPFGSRDEAEKTRAKLQKLGLGGSLVPA; encoded by the coding sequence ATGGGCTTGTTCTCGAAACTGTTTAAAAACAAGCAAGAATCCTCTGGCGAAGACAGCGGCTTTTATGTTCCTGGCGAAGCACAGTCGCCGACCCGCAAGCGTGCCGCCAATACCGCCGGTGGCGGTGGCCGCCGTGCTGGCCGCGATGCGCCCGATCCCGCCTTGCCGGAAAAGAAACGTGCGCGCCGCCGCCTGATCGGCGCCATCGCGCTGGCGCTGGGTGTGGCCGTCGGCCTGCCGATGCTGCTCGATTCCGAACCGAAGGCGCCCGTCAACGATATCGCCATCGAGATTCCGTCGAAGGACAAAGTGGCCGCCGCACCGGTCCCGGTACCGGCGCCCGTGCAGGCGGTGCCCGCCCAGGGCGCGGCCAGCAATGGCCTGGACCAGTCCGAGGAAATCGTCGACACGCCATTGCCGGCCAGAAGCAAGCCAGTACCGATGCCAACGCCGGTTCCGGCCACCGTGGTGGCCGCCGCCGAGCCGGTCAAGCCGGCCTATGTCGAGCCGAAGCCTGTCAAGGTCGAGCCCAAGCATGAGGCCAAGCCTGAGCCGAAGGTCGAACCGAAGCGGGAAGCCAAGCCTGAACCCAAGCCCGAGCCGAAACATGAAGCCAAGCCGGAGCCGAAGCCCGAGCCGAAGCCGGCCAAGGTGGAAAAATCGAATGACGATGCGGCGCGCGCGATGGCCATCCTGGAAGGCAAGCCCGCCGCCAGGGCGGAGGCCAAGCCTGCGGAGAAGTCGGCCGACGCCGATTCGGGCCGCTTTGTGGTGCAGGTCGCCGCGCTGGCGACGCAGGACAAGGTCGATGAGCTGCAGGCGAAATTGCGCGACGCGGGTATCAATTCCTATACGCAAAAAGTGTCCAGCGCCGGTGGCCAGCGCATCCGCGTGCGCGTGGGGCCGTTCGGCAGCCGCGACGAGGCGGAAAAAACCCGCGCCAAGCTGCAAAAGCTGGGCCTGGGTGGCAGCCTGGTGCCGGCGTGA
- the purF gene encoding amidophosphoribosyltransferase: MCGIVGVVSHQPVNQLLYDALLLLQHRGQDAAGIATNHSSMFSMHKANGLVRDVFRTRNMRSLQGNSGIGHCRYPTAGSSSEEEAQPFYVNAPFGITLAHNGNLTNWEQLKQEMFKNDRRHINTDSDSEVLLNVLAHEIHQATTGLVLDPEAIFKAVTVLNRRVKGGYAAVAQIAGVGLLAFRDPHGIRPLCLGINESEQGTEYLIASESVALEGMGFRFVRDIAPGEAVFIDADKQLHSQQCADNASLNPCVFEFVYLARPDSVIDGASVYATRLKMGEYLAEKIRRELPEGGIDVVMPIPDSSRPAAIQLALALNIEYREGFIKNRYIGRTFIMPGQAARKKSVRQKLNAIPSEFKDKVVLLVDDSIVRGTTSREIVQMAREAGAKKVIFASAAPPVIYPNVYGIDMPTRDELIAYGRTTEEVCREITADYLVYQDIDDLKQAIADVNPALTSFEASCFDGVYVTGDVSQDYLDRLEYARHNPKAAAPEDTPRSQLNLNLATTEA; this comes from the coding sequence ATGTGTGGCATCGTCGGCGTCGTTTCCCATCAACCTGTCAATCAATTGCTCTATGACGCATTGTTGCTCTTGCAACATCGCGGTCAGGACGCGGCAGGGATTGCGACCAATCACAGCAGTATGTTTTCCATGCACAAGGCCAATGGCCTGGTGCGCGACGTCTTCCGTACGCGTAACATGCGTTCGCTGCAAGGCAATTCCGGCATCGGCCACTGCCGCTATCCTACCGCTGGCTCGTCGAGCGAAGAAGAAGCGCAACCGTTCTATGTCAATGCGCCGTTCGGCATTACCCTCGCGCACAATGGCAACCTGACCAACTGGGAACAGCTCAAGCAGGAGATGTTCAAGAACGACCGCCGCCACATCAATACCGATTCCGACTCGGAAGTGCTGCTGAACGTGCTGGCCCATGAAATCCACCAGGCCACCACCGGCCTGGTGCTCGATCCTGAAGCCATCTTCAAGGCCGTCACCGTGCTGAACCGCCGCGTCAAGGGCGGTTACGCTGCCGTTGCCCAGATCGCCGGCGTGGGCCTGCTGGCCTTCCGCGATCCGCACGGCATCCGTCCGCTGTGCCTGGGCATCAATGAAAGCGAGCAGGGCACCGAATACCTGATCGCCTCCGAGTCGGTGGCGCTGGAAGGCATGGGCTTCCGCTTCGTGCGCGATATTGCGCCGGGCGAAGCCGTCTTTATCGATGCCGACAAGCAGCTGCACAGCCAGCAATGCGCCGACAACGCCAGCCTGAACCCTTGCGTGTTCGAATTCGTCTACCTGGCCCGTCCCGACTCCGTCATCGACGGCGCCTCGGTCTACGCCACGCGCCTGAAAATGGGCGAATACCTGGCCGAAAAGATCCGCCGCGAACTGCCCGAAGGCGGCATCGACGTGGTCATGCCGATTCCCGATTCCTCGCGTCCGGCCGCCATCCAGCTGGCCCTGGCGCTGAATATCGAGTACCGCGAAGGCTTTATCAAGAACCGCTATATCGGCCGTACCTTCATCATGCCGGGCCAGGCGGCGCGCAAGAAGTCCGTGCGCCAGAAGCTCAACGCCATCCCGTCCGAATTCAAGGACAAAGTGGTGCTGCTGGTCGACGACTCCATCGTGCGCGGCACCACCAGCCGCGAAATCGTGCAGATGGCGCGCGAAGCGGGCGCCAAAAAGGTGATCTTCGCCTCGGCCGCGCCACCGGTGATCTACCCGAACGTGTACGGCATCGACATGCCGACGCGCGACGAGCTGATCGCCTACGGCCGCACCACCGAAGAGGTGTGCCGCGAAATCACGGCCGACTACCTGGTCTACCAGGATATCGACGACCTGAAGCAGGCGATTGCCGACGTCAATCCGGCCCTGACCAGCTTTGAAGCGTCGTGCTTCGACGGCGTCTACGTGACGGGCGATGTATCGCAGGACTACCTGGACCGTCTGGAATATGCGCGCCATAATCCGAAGGCGGCCGCACCCGAAGACACGCCGCGTTCCCAGCTGAACCTGAACCTGGCGACCACGGAAGCATAA
- a CDS encoding CvpA family protein, with translation MTIFDYLVLFVLATSVLISMMRGLIKEILSLVSWVVAFVAANAYGATLAKFLPAVIPGEAVRLLLAFVILFIGVRILMGLLGMTVDALVKVTGLSLADRMLGSLFGAARGLVIVLTTVILCGMTSIPQQPFWKNALLSPYAEQGARTIKPYLPAAYAQHVKF, from the coding sequence GTGACGATCTTCGATTACCTGGTGCTGTTCGTGCTGGCAACTTCGGTGCTGATCAGCATGATGCGCGGCCTGATCAAGGAAATCCTGTCGCTGGTGAGCTGGGTGGTGGCGTTTGTCGCCGCCAATGCCTACGGCGCGACCCTGGCGAAATTCCTGCCGGCCGTGATTCCTGGCGAGGCCGTGCGCCTGCTGCTGGCCTTCGTGATTCTGTTTATCGGCGTACGCATCCTGATGGGCTTGCTGGGCATGACGGTCGATGCGCTGGTCAAGGTGACCGGGCTGAGCCTGGCCGACCGCATGCTGGGCAGCCTGTTCGGCGCGGCGCGGGGGCTTGTAATTGTGCTGACCACCGTCATCTTGTGCGGCATGACCTCGATTCCGCAACAGCCGTTCTGGAAGAACGCCTTGCTCAGTCCATACGCCGAACAGGGCGCGCGCACCATCAAGCCTTATCTGCCTGCCGCCTACGCGCAGCATGTGAAATTTTGA